The sequence ACGCGGCGGTGCAGCAGATCAACATTTCCGTGCCTCAGACCATGATGGATCTGAGCGCTATCGGCGCGATCCCGCCAAGCATGTACGATGAAGGCATCAACGCGCTGTTCGCCAACTATAACTTCAACTACAACAAGAACAGCTATCGCAAAGATGACGCTGACGACAGCGAGTACATGTTCCTCGCGTTGAACAGCGGCCTTAACCTGGGCAGATGGCGCCTGCGCAACAACTCCACCTGGGACAAACAGAGTGGCAGCAGCAGCAACTGGACCAACGTCTCTTCCTGGGCCGAGACCGACATCGTGCCATGGCGCAGCCGTTTGGTGATGGGGCAGGCGAGCACCAACAACAGCGTGTTCAACAGCTTCCAGTTCCGCGGGGTGCAACTCTCCAGCGTTGACGACATGCTGCCGGACAGCCTGCGCGGTTATGCGCCGGTGGTGCGCGGCGTGGCGGCGACCAACGCCCGCGTCGAGATTCGCCAGAACGGTTACGTCATTTACAGCACCAACGTTGCGCCGGGTCCTTTCGAGATCCATGACGTCTATCCGCATACCAACAACGGTGACCTGCAGGTGACCGTCAACGAGGCCGACGGTTCGCACAAAACGTTCAGCGTCGCCTACTCTTCCGTGGCCAACATGCTGCGCGAAGGCATTTGGAACTTCCAACTGACCGCCGGTAAATACCATAACGGTAACGGTGGCTATCAGCCGAAGCTGATTCAGGGTACTGCGGCATACGGCATGAACTATGGCCTGACGCCGTTCGGCGGCGCCATCATTGCCGAGCACTACCGTTCCGCTGCCGTGGGTATCGGTAAGAGCCTGGGATCGTGGGGTGCCATCTCCGTGGACGGTTCGATCTCCGATACCGAGCTGGCGAACGGCGATCGCAAGCAGGGGCAGAGCTTCCGTTTCCTGTACTCCAAATCGCTCAACCAGATGGGCACCAACTTCCAGTTGGCGGGCTATCGCTATGCGACTTCCGGTTACTATGATCTCAGCGATGCGGTCCAGGAGCGTAACAGCTGGCGCAACGGCATTTATGCCAATGATTACTGGGATCCGAACGATCTGCAGCCGGGCCAGCCTTCCTGGAGCAACAATCAGAAACGCACCCGATACACCGCGCGTTACGGCAACAAGCGTGAACGCGTCGAGCTATCGCTCAGCCAGCAGCTGTGGGCGGGGGCCAGCCTGTACGCCAACGTGAGCCATCAGAACTACTGGGGCGTATCCGGTAACGATCGTACGATTCAGCTGGGTTACAACGACGGCTTCAAGCGCATTTCCTACGGCGTTTATCTACAGGATACGCGCGGCCAGTACGGTTATTCCGATCGCAGCGTGAACTTCACGATGTCGATCCCGTTGGATTGGGGCCAGAGCAACAACTCGACCACTGCCAACTTCAGCGCGGCGCACAGCAAACAGAGCGGCGACAGCTACTCGACCGGCATCAGCGGCACCATGCTGGACGATCGTCGCATGAACTATTCGGTTTCCACCGGGCATACGCAGTCCTCCGGTCAGAGCAGCAACCTGAACCTGGGCTACAGCAGCAGCATCGGTAACATCGACGGTAGCTATGCCTACAGCTCGAAATACCGTCAGGAAGGGGTGGGCCTCTCCGGCGGCCTGCTGGTGCACTCCGGCGGCGCGACGCTGACGCAGCCGTTGCAGAACACTATCTTGCTGGTGGAAGCGAAAGACGCCAAAGGCGTGCGTCTGGAAAACCAGCCGGGCGTGACCATCGATCGCTTCGGTTATGCGGTTGTGCCGTCGGCCAACCCGTACCGCTACAACTATGTGGCGCTGCGCACCGAAGATTTCGGCCCGGGCCTGGATGTGCCTGTGGCCAGTAAGCAAGTGGTGCCGACCGAGAAATCGGTGGTGAAGGTGAGTTTCGATAC comes from Serratia sarumanii and encodes:
- a CDS encoding fimbria/pilus outer membrane usher protein, whose product is MANQRKVAGGTTRLTQLIRIAIIAASAPMFWSEAALAEFNMSFIHGDENLSNAEAVAQGDALQPGVYPFDIYVNLTQVDHKDVTFRQVKGQTASQPCLKVEDLRNYGIKLPETLQAGSCVDLPALVKDATVSYDAAVQQINISVPQTMMDLSAIGAIPPSMYDEGINALFANYNFNYNKNSYRKDDADDSEYMFLALNSGLNLGRWRLRNNSTWDKQSGSSSNWTNVSSWAETDIVPWRSRLVMGQASTNNSVFNSFQFRGVQLSSVDDMLPDSLRGYAPVVRGVAATNARVEIRQNGYVIYSTNVAPGPFEIHDVYPHTNNGDLQVTVNEADGSHKTFSVAYSSVANMLREGIWNFQLTAGKYHNGNGGYQPKLIQGTAAYGMNYGLTPFGGAIIAEHYRSAAVGIGKSLGSWGAISVDGSISDTELANGDRKQGQSFRFLYSKSLNQMGTNFQLAGYRYATSGYYDLSDAVQERNSWRNGIYANDYWDPNDLQPGQPSWSNNQKRTRYTARYGNKRERVELSLSQQLWAGASLYANVSHQNYWGVSGNDRTIQLGYNDGFKRISYGVYLQDTRGQYGYSDRSVNFTMSIPLDWGQSNNSTTANFSAAHSKQSGDSYSTGISGTMLDDRRMNYSVSTGHTQSSGQSSNLNLGYSSSIGNIDGSYAYSSKYRQEGVGLSGGLLVHSGGATLTQPLQNTILLVEAKDAKGVRLENQPGVTIDRFGYAVVPSANPYRYNYVALRTEDFGPGLDVPVASKQVVPTEKSVVKVSFDTFKGVSLLIHARLGDNGYPAIGAGVFNESGRNSGTVGLEGATYVSGVKAGEKLTIKWGPKADQQCVLPIPADVGDKQAAMGYQELTLQCQKL